One region of Equus caballus isolate H_3958 breed thoroughbred chromosome 23, TB-T2T, whole genome shotgun sequence genomic DNA includes:
- the LOC111770212 gene encoding C-C motif chemokine 19, giving the protein HSQTPSSPKRTPVCFPLLPPAPSQVSASHTLLHTPRDLLTLTHSLSICLCAASTAPYAAVLLGLSLLTLWTSPALGGANDAEDCCLTVNQRPIPGNIVRAFRYLLLKDGCRVPAIVFTTVRGRQLCAPLDQPWVERIIRRLQKNSVKSKRHSS; this is encoded by the exons CATTCCCAGACACCCTCATCCCCCAAAAGGACGCCTGTGTGCTTCCCGTTGCTCCCTCCCGCTCCCAGCCAAGTCTCAGCCTCGCACACACTCCTGCACACGCCCAGAGATTtgctcacactcacacactcgCTGTCCATCTGCCTCTGTGCAGCCTCCACGGCACCCTACGCAGCTGTGCTACTGGGCCTCAGCCTGCTGACTCTCTGGACCTCCCCTG ctctgggtggtgCCAACGATGCTGAAGACTGCTGCCTGACTGTGAACCAGCGCCCCATCCCTGGGAACATCGTGCGAGCCTTTCGCTACCTCCTCCTCAAGGATGGCTGCAGAGTGCCTGCCATTGT GTTCACCACAGTGAGAGGTCGCCAGCTCTGTGCCCCCCTAGACCAGCCCTGGGTGGAGCGCATCATCCGGAGACTGCAGAAGAACTCTGTAAAG agcAAGCGCCACAGCAGTTAG